Proteins from a genomic interval of Streptomyces sp. NBC_00820:
- a CDS encoding NADAR family protein — translation MGKINDLRTLVGAVQAGGRVEYLHFWGHRPRPDGRIGAACMSQWWPSPFEVDGVEYATAEHWMMAGKARLFGDAEAERRVLAAAHPAEAKKAGRLVRGFDETVWERERFGIVVEGGVHKFASDDALRDFLLGTGERVLVEASPVDRVWGIGLAADDPAASDPGRWRGLNLLGFALMEARERLGGA, via the coding sequence ATGGGGAAGATCAACGACCTTCGGACCCTGGTCGGGGCGGTCCAGGCGGGCGGCCGCGTCGAGTACCTGCACTTCTGGGGGCACCGGCCGCGCCCCGACGGCCGGATCGGCGCCGCCTGCATGAGTCAGTGGTGGCCGTCGCCCTTCGAGGTGGACGGCGTGGAGTACGCGACGGCCGAGCACTGGATGATGGCCGGCAAGGCCCGGCTGTTCGGGGACGCGGAGGCCGAGCGCCGGGTGCTGGCGGCGGCGCATCCCGCCGAGGCGAAGAAGGCGGGCCGGCTGGTGCGGGGGTTCGACGAGACGGTCTGGGAGCGGGAGCGCTTCGGGATCGTCGTCGAGGGCGGCGTCCACAAGTTCGCGTCGGACGACGCCCTGCGGGACTTCCTGCTCGGCACCGGGGAGCGGGTGCTGGTGGAGGCGAGCCCCGTGGACCGGGTGTGGGGCATAGGCCTCGCCGCCGACGACCCGGCGGCATCGGATCCCGGGCGGTGGCGGGGGCTCAACCTGCTGGGCTTCGCGCTGATGGAGGCGCGGGAGCGGCTCGGGGGCGCATAG
- a CDS encoding gamma-aminobutyraldehyde dehydrogenase, producing MHNPGTAPQERFPAQTRFAAGAQFVAGRLTNGTSGRTHTVVDPATGAPVYTYELAGTADVDAAVAAARDAFPGWAAATPGERSDALHRLAAVLAERAEEFARAESLQCGKPLKLTREFDVPGTIDNTVFFAGAARHLQGQSAGEYSGDHTSYVRREPIGVVGSIAPWNYPLQMAAWKILPAIAAGNTIVLKPAELTPLTSLLLAQAATDAGIPDGVVNIVTGTGKEAGEHLVGHPGVAMTSFTGSTPVGRRVAELATATVKRLHLELGGKAPFVVFDDADLDAAVNGAVAAALINTGQDCTAATRAYVQRPLYDAFVERTAALMETVRLGDPFAPGTDLGPLVSHAQRDRVAAFVDRARAHARVVTGGEAPKGELADGAYYRPTLVADAAQDSEIVQSEIFGPVLAVLPFDTDDEGLRLANDTPYGLAASAWTGNVYRANRATREIKAGCVWINDHIPIISEMPHGGHRASGFGKDMSAYSFEEYTQIKHVMFDNTAVARKDWHRTIFGDRP from the coding sequence ATGCACAACCCCGGCACCGCCCCCCAGGAACGATTCCCCGCACAGACCCGCTTCGCGGCAGGCGCGCAGTTCGTCGCCGGCCGCCTGACGAACGGCACCTCGGGCCGCACCCACACCGTCGTCGACCCCGCGACCGGCGCGCCGGTGTACACCTACGAACTGGCCGGCACCGCGGACGTCGACGCCGCCGTCGCCGCCGCGCGCGACGCCTTCCCCGGCTGGGCCGCCGCCACCCCGGGCGAGCGCTCCGACGCCCTGCACCGGCTCGCCGCCGTACTCGCCGAGCGCGCCGAGGAGTTCGCCCGCGCCGAGTCGCTGCAGTGCGGCAAGCCGCTGAAGCTCACCCGCGAGTTCGACGTGCCGGGGACCATCGACAACACCGTCTTCTTCGCGGGCGCCGCCCGGCATCTGCAGGGGCAGTCGGCCGGTGAGTACTCCGGCGACCACACGTCGTACGTCCGCCGCGAGCCGATCGGTGTCGTGGGGTCCATAGCGCCCTGGAACTACCCCCTGCAGATGGCCGCCTGGAAGATCCTCCCGGCCATCGCCGCGGGCAACACCATCGTGCTCAAGCCCGCCGAACTCACCCCGCTGACCTCACTGCTCCTCGCCCAGGCCGCCACGGACGCGGGCATCCCGGACGGCGTCGTCAACATCGTCACCGGCACCGGCAAGGAGGCCGGCGAGCACCTGGTCGGGCACCCCGGCGTCGCCATGACCTCCTTCACCGGGTCCACCCCCGTGGGCAGGCGGGTCGCCGAACTCGCCACGGCCACCGTCAAGCGCCTGCACCTGGAACTGGGCGGCAAGGCCCCCTTCGTCGTCTTCGACGACGCCGACCTGGACGCCGCGGTCAACGGCGCGGTGGCCGCCGCGCTCATCAACACCGGGCAGGACTGCACGGCCGCCACGCGCGCGTACGTGCAGCGCCCGCTGTACGACGCCTTCGTGGAGCGGACCGCCGCGCTGATGGAGACCGTACGGCTCGGCGACCCCTTCGCCCCCGGCACCGACCTCGGCCCGCTCGTCTCGCACGCCCAGCGCGACCGCGTCGCCGCCTTCGTGGACCGGGCCCGCGCCCACGCGCGCGTGGTGACCGGGGGCGAGGCCCCGAAGGGGGAGCTGGCGGACGGCGCCTACTACCGGCCCACGCTCGTCGCGGACGCCGCCCAGGACAGCGAGATCGTCCAGTCCGAGATCTTCGGGCCGGTGCTGGCCGTCCTCCCCTTCGACACCGACGACGAGGGACTCCGGCTGGCCAACGACACCCCCTACGGCCTGGCCGCCTCCGCGTGGACCGGGAACGTCTACCGCGCGAACCGGGCCACCCGCGAGATCAAGGCGGGCTGCGTGTGGATCAACGACCACATCCCGATCATCAGCGAGATGCCGCACGGCGGCCACCGGGCCTCCGGCTTCGGCAAGGACATGTCGGCGTACTCCTTCGAGGAGTACACGCAGATCAAGCACGTGATGTTCGACAACACCGCGGTGGCCCGCAAGGACTGGCACCGCACGATCTTCGGGGACCGGCCCTAG
- a CDS encoding polyamine ABC transporter substrate-binding protein, whose translation MDQYQPERPTPAQVAAMRRSLRNGRAAMTRRSLLRATAGGTLAAGGLGALSGCGIPAAGKARGGMSAQDHSAQEKTVHFSNWTEYIDVDDKGKNHPTLDTFRGRTGIQVQYTEDINDNNEFFGKIKPQLAAGQDTGRDIVVLTDWLAARLIRLGWVQKLDPANLPHAFANLSPQFRSPDWDPGRAYSYPWQGISTVIAYNKKALDGIEVKSVSDLLDNPRLKGRVGFLSEMRDSIGMTLLDMGKDPARFTDDDYDAVIARIQKAVDKGQIRRFTGNDYTSDLTKGDFAACIAWAGDVVQLKADSPDVDFIIPDSGYMTSSDNMLIPNKARHKTNAERLIDFYYEPAQAAALAAYINYVSPVDGVKPYLAKIDKDAADNPLIVPDKAMQAKSHAFRSLSQKEETTYEEKFAKLTGA comes from the coding sequence ATGGATCAGTATCAGCCCGAACGTCCGACCCCGGCGCAGGTGGCCGCCATGCGGCGCAGCCTGCGCAACGGCCGGGCGGCCATGACCCGCCGGTCGCTGCTGCGGGCCACCGCCGGCGGCACCCTCGCGGCCGGCGGCCTCGGGGCGCTGAGCGGCTGCGGGATACCGGCGGCCGGCAAGGCGCGGGGCGGCATGTCCGCCCAGGACCACTCGGCCCAGGAGAAGACCGTGCACTTCTCCAACTGGACCGAGTACATCGACGTCGACGACAAGGGCAAGAACCACCCGACGCTCGACACCTTCCGCGGGCGCACCGGCATCCAGGTCCAGTACACCGAGGACATCAACGACAACAACGAGTTCTTCGGCAAGATCAAGCCGCAGCTCGCCGCGGGCCAGGACACCGGCCGCGACATCGTCGTCCTCACCGACTGGCTGGCCGCCCGGCTGATCCGCCTGGGCTGGGTGCAGAAGCTGGACCCCGCCAACCTGCCGCACGCCTTCGCCAACCTCTCGCCCCAGTTCCGGTCCCCGGACTGGGATCCGGGCCGCGCCTACTCCTACCCCTGGCAGGGCATCTCGACGGTCATCGCCTACAACAAGAAGGCGCTCGACGGCATCGAGGTGAAGTCGGTCTCCGACCTGCTCGACAATCCCCGGCTCAAAGGCCGGGTAGGCTTCCTGTCCGAGATGCGCGACAGCATCGGTATGACGCTGCTCGACATGGGCAAGGATCCGGCGCGGTTCACCGACGACGACTACGACGCGGTGATCGCGCGGATCCAGAAGGCCGTCGACAAGGGTCAGATCCGCCGTTTCACCGGCAACGACTACACGTCGGACCTCACCAAGGGCGACTTCGCCGCCTGTATCGCGTGGGCCGGTGACGTGGTCCAGCTGAAGGCGGACAGCCCGGACGTGGACTTCATCATCCCCGACAGCGGTTACATGACGTCGTCTGACAACATGCTCATCCCGAACAAGGCACGTCACAAGACGAACGCCGAGCGCCTCATCGACTTCTACTACGAGCCGGCGCAGGCCGCCGCGCTCGCCGCCTACATCAACTACGTCAGTCCGGTCGACGGGGTGAAACCGTACCTTGCGAAAATCGACAAGGACGCGGCGGACAACCCGCTGATCGTGCCCGACAAGGCCATGCAGGCGAAGTCCCATGCCTTCCGCTCCCTGAGCCAGAAGGAAGAGACGACATACGAAGAGAAGTTCGCGAAGCTCACAGGGGCGTGA
- a CDS encoding ABC transporter ATP-binding protein: protein MTTMKTTDNGGDVRLAGIGKTYGSFTAVHPLDLTVPQGSFFALLGASGCGKTTTLRMIAGLEEPSSGTVHLGDQDVTHLPPYKRPVNTVFQSYALFPHLDIFENVAFGLRRRGIKSVKTQVGEMLELVQLGEQARKKPHQLSGGQQQRVALARALINHPKVLLLDEPLGALDLKLRRQMQLELKRIQTEVGITFIHVTHDQEEAMTMADTVAVMNAGRVEQLGSPADLYENPRTTFVANFLGTSNLIEAEVDSRSGDDIVLKAGDGRLVLPAARCSAPAAAGGKVLAGIRPEKIALTHADDAGSVPDGRNRLTGKIADAGFIGVSTQYVIDSPVCGELAVYVQNVERDARLVPGADVVLHWSPAHTFGLDAAQSLLAGTAGTGEEAAV, encoded by the coding sequence GTGACGACGATGAAGACGACAGACAACGGCGGCGACGTCCGCCTCGCCGGGATCGGCAAGACCTACGGCTCCTTCACCGCCGTACACCCGCTGGACCTGACCGTGCCGCAGGGCTCCTTCTTCGCCCTGCTCGGTGCCTCGGGCTGTGGCAAGACGACCACCCTGCGCATGATCGCCGGCCTGGAGGAACCTTCCTCCGGCACCGTGCACCTGGGCGACCAGGACGTCACGCACCTGCCGCCGTACAAGCGGCCGGTCAACACGGTCTTCCAGTCCTACGCCCTCTTCCCGCACCTCGACATCTTCGAGAACGTCGCCTTCGGCCTGCGCCGGCGTGGCATCAAGAGCGTGAAGACGCAGGTCGGGGAGATGCTGGAGCTGGTCCAGCTCGGCGAGCAGGCGCGCAAGAAACCGCACCAGCTCTCCGGCGGCCAGCAGCAGCGCGTCGCCCTGGCCCGCGCACTGATCAACCACCCCAAGGTGCTCCTCCTCGACGAGCCCCTCGGCGCCCTGGACCTGAAGCTGCGCCGCCAGATGCAGCTGGAGCTCAAGCGCATCCAGACCGAGGTCGGCATCACCTTCATCCACGTCACGCACGACCAGGAGGAGGCCATGACCATGGCCGACACCGTGGCCGTGATGAACGCGGGCCGCGTCGAGCAGCTCGGCTCGCCCGCGGACCTGTACGAGAACCCGCGGACCACCTTCGTCGCCAACTTCCTCGGCACCTCCAACCTCATCGAGGCCGAGGTCGACTCCAGGAGTGGCGACGACATCGTGCTGAAGGCGGGCGACGGCAGGCTGGTGCTGCCCGCGGCCCGCTGTTCCGCCCCGGCGGCGGCCGGCGGCAAGGTGCTGGCCGGCATACGCCCGGAGAAGATCGCCCTCACCCACGCCGACGACGCGGGCTCCGTCCCGGACGGCCGCAACCGCCTCACCGGCAAGATCGCCGACGCCGGCTTCATCGGCGTCTCCACGCAGTACGTGATCGACAGCCCGGTCTGCGGCGAGCTGGCGGTGTACGTCCAGAACGTCGAGCGCGACGCCCGGCTCGTCCCCGGCGCCGACGTCGTCCTGCACTGGAGCCCGGCCCACACCTTCGGTCTCGACGCGGCCCAGTCGCTGCTGGCCGGGACCGCGGGCACCGGGGAAGAGGCGGCCGTCTGA
- a CDS encoding ABC transporter permease has protein sequence MTTLTEAPPPLAPAEPAGRPPRRRGRLTPYWLLLPGILWLLVFFALPMIYQASTSVQTGSLEQGYKVTWHFVTYWDALSEYWPQFVRSVLYAAAATVLCLLLGYPLAYLIAFRAGRWRNLIMVLVIAPFFTSFLIRTLAWKTILADNGPVVHTLNTLHVLDLTDWIGWTAGDRVLATPLAVVCGLTYNFLPFMILPLYTSLERIDGRLHEAAGDLYARPWTTFRKVTFPLSMPGVVSGTLLTFIPAAGDYVNAELLGSTDTRMIGNVIQTQFLRILDYPTAAALSFILMAAILAMVTLYIRRSGTEDLV, from the coding sequence ATGACGACGCTCACCGAGGCGCCCCCTCCGCTCGCCCCCGCCGAACCGGCCGGCAGGCCCCCGCGCAGGCGGGGCCGTCTCACGCCGTACTGGCTGCTGCTGCCCGGCATCCTGTGGCTGCTCGTCTTCTTCGCGTTGCCGATGATCTACCAGGCCTCCACGTCCGTGCAGACCGGTTCCCTGGAGCAGGGATACAAGGTCACCTGGCACTTCGTGACGTACTGGGACGCGCTCAGCGAGTACTGGCCGCAGTTCGTGCGCTCCGTGCTGTACGCCGCCGCCGCGACCGTGCTGTGCCTGCTGCTCGGCTATCCGCTGGCCTACCTGATCGCCTTCCGCGCGGGCCGCTGGCGGAACCTGATCATGGTCCTGGTGATCGCGCCGTTCTTCACCAGCTTCCTGATCCGCACCCTGGCCTGGAAGACGATCCTCGCGGACAACGGTCCGGTCGTGCACACCCTGAACACGCTGCACGTCCTGGACCTCACCGACTGGATCGGCTGGACGGCCGGCGACCGCGTGCTGGCCACCCCGCTCGCGGTGGTGTGCGGACTGACGTACAACTTCCTGCCGTTCATGATCCTGCCGCTGTACACCTCGCTGGAGCGGATCGACGGACGGCTGCACGAGGCGGCCGGCGACCTGTACGCGAGGCCCTGGACCACCTTCCGCAAGGTGACCTTCCCGCTGTCGATGCCGGGCGTGGTCTCCGGCACGCTGCTGACGTTCATCCCCGCGGCCGGTGACTACGTCAACGCCGAACTCCTCGGCTCGACCGACACCCGCATGATCGGCAACGTGATCCAGACGCAGTTCCTGCGCATCCTGGACTACCCGACGGCCGCGGCCCTCTCCTTCATCCTCATGGCCGCCATCCTGGCCATGGTCACGCTCTACATCCGGCGGTCCGGCACGGAGGATCTGGTCTGA
- a CDS encoding ABC transporter permease: MPVVTWLKRHLVVIAGLLTLGYLLLPNVVVTVFSFNKPKGRFNYEWQHFSADAWKDPCGVAGMCGSLSLSLQIALWATAGATALGTMIAFALVRYRFRARGAVNSLIFLPMAMPEVVMAASLLTLFLNMGAQLGFWTILIAHIMFCLSFVVTAVKARVMSMDPRLEEAARDLYAGPVQTFLRVTLPIAAPGIAAGALLSFALSFDDFIITNFNAGSTVTFPMFVWGSAQRGTPVQINVIGTAMFLVAVLFVLVSMLITNRRNHRKA, encoded by the coding sequence ATGCCCGTCGTCACCTGGCTCAAGCGCCATCTCGTCGTCATCGCCGGACTGCTGACGCTCGGCTATCTCCTGCTGCCGAACGTCGTCGTGACGGTGTTCTCCTTCAACAAGCCGAAGGGTCGCTTCAACTACGAGTGGCAGCACTTCTCCGCCGACGCCTGGAAGGACCCGTGCGGGGTCGCCGGCATGTGCGGCTCGCTGTCCCTCAGCCTCCAGATCGCCCTGTGGGCGACCGCCGGGGCGACCGCCCTCGGCACGATGATCGCCTTCGCGCTGGTCCGCTACCGCTTCCGCGCGCGCGGCGCCGTCAACTCGCTGATCTTCCTGCCGATGGCGATGCCCGAGGTCGTCATGGCCGCCTCGCTGCTCACCCTGTTCCTCAACATGGGCGCGCAGCTCGGCTTCTGGACGATCCTGATCGCGCACATCATGTTCTGCCTCAGCTTCGTCGTCACCGCGGTCAAGGCGCGCGTGATGTCGATGGACCCGCGCCTGGAGGAGGCCGCCCGGGACCTGTACGCCGGTCCGGTGCAGACCTTCCTGCGGGTCACCCTGCCGATCGCGGCACCCGGTATCGCCGCGGGCGCGCTGCTCTCCTTCGCGCTCTCCTTCGACGACTTCATCATCACCAACTTCAACGCGGGCTCGACCGTCACCTTCCCCATGTTCGTGTGGGGCTCGGCGCAGCGCGGAACGCCCGTTCAGATCAACGTCATCGGTACGGCCATGTTCCTCGTCGCCGTGCTGTTCGTCCTGGTCTCGATGCTGATCACCAACCGCCGGAACCACCGCAAGGCATAG
- a CDS encoding NAD(P)/FAD-dependent oxidoreductase gives MAPSAMSRGKDNWISSLSEAQPVPYWLEDPGKPHPEPALTSAETCDLLVVGGGYSGLWAALNAKERDPRRDVVLLEGREAGWAASGRNGGFCAASLTHGLPNGLARWPGEIHRLQELGTRNLDEIEAALARHGIDCDFERTGEIDVATETYQAWELRDWYRELEDKGLAGGMEFLDADAVREQVNSPTFAAGLWDRRGVAMLHPAKLAWGLKRACVKLGVRVYEHTPALTLKPYGAGMAVSTPYGSVRARRVVLATNVFPSLLRRVRSYTVPVYDYALMTEPLDAEQLASLGWKNRQGLGDAANQFHYFRLSADNRILWGGYDAIHHYGGRVRSEYDDRPETYAKLAGHFFTCFPQLEGVRFTHAWGGAIDTCSRFSAFFGTAHQGKVAYAAGYTGLGVGATRFGADVMLDLLDGERTERTELEMVRRKPLPFPPEPFAWTGIALTKWSLARADAQAGRRNLWLRTMDRLGLGFDS, from the coding sequence ATGGCCCCAAGCGCCATGAGTCGTGGCAAAGACAACTGGATCTCCTCTCTCTCCGAAGCCCAGCCGGTCCCGTACTGGCTGGAAGACCCCGGCAAGCCCCACCCCGAACCCGCCCTCACCTCCGCCGAGACCTGCGATCTGCTGGTCGTCGGCGGCGGCTACAGCGGACTGTGGGCCGCGCTCAACGCCAAAGAGCGCGACCCGCGGCGGGACGTGGTCCTGCTGGAAGGCCGCGAGGCGGGCTGGGCCGCCTCGGGCCGCAACGGCGGCTTCTGCGCCGCCTCCCTCACGCACGGCCTGCCCAACGGCCTCGCCCGCTGGCCCGGCGAGATCCACCGGCTCCAGGAGCTGGGGACGCGCAACCTCGACGAGATCGAGGCCGCGCTCGCCCGGCACGGCATCGACTGCGACTTCGAGCGCACCGGCGAGATCGACGTCGCCACCGAGACCTACCAGGCCTGGGAACTGCGCGACTGGTACCGGGAACTGGAGGACAAGGGCCTGGCCGGCGGCATGGAGTTCCTGGACGCGGACGCCGTGCGCGAGCAGGTGAACTCGCCCACCTTCGCGGCGGGCCTGTGGGACCGCCGGGGCGTGGCCATGCTCCACCCGGCCAAACTGGCCTGGGGCCTGAAGCGGGCCTGCGTGAAGCTGGGGGTGCGCGTGTACGAGCACACGCCCGCGCTCACCCTGAAGCCGTACGGCGCCGGCATGGCCGTCAGCACCCCCTACGGCTCGGTCCGCGCCCGCCGGGTCGTGCTCGCGACGAACGTCTTCCCGAGCCTGCTGAGGCGCGTGCGCTCGTACACCGTGCCGGTCTACGACTACGCCCTGATGACCGAACCGCTCGACGCGGAGCAGCTCGCCTCGCTCGGCTGGAAGAACCGCCAGGGCCTCGGCGACGCGGCCAACCAGTTCCACTACTTCCGGCTGTCCGCCGACAACCGCATCCTGTGGGGCGGCTACGACGCGATCCACCACTACGGCGGCCGGGTGCGCTCGGAGTACGACGACCGCCCGGAGACCTACGCCAAGCTCGCCGGGCACTTCTTCACCTGCTTCCCGCAGCTGGAGGGCGTCCGCTTCACACACGCCTGGGGCGGCGCGATCGACACCTGCTCGCGCTTCTCGGCGTTCTTCGGCACCGCCCACCAGGGGAAGGTGGCCTACGCGGCGGGCTACACCGGCCTCGGTGTCGGCGCCACGCGCTTCGGGGCCGACGTGATGCTCGACCTGCTGGACGGGGAGCGCACCGAGCGGACCGAGCTGGAGATGGTCCGCAGGAAGCCGCTGCCGTTCCCGCCGGAACCGTTCGCCTGGACCGGCATCGCCCTCACCAAGTGGTCACTGGCCCGCGCGGACGCCCAGGCCGGCCGGCGCAACCTGTGGCTGCGGACGATGGACCGGCTGGGTCTGGGCTTCGACAGTTAG